The following are encoded in a window of Oncorhynchus tshawytscha isolate Ot180627B unplaced genomic scaffold, Otsh_v2.0 Un_contig_4680_pilon_pilon, whole genome shotgun sequence genomic DNA:
- the LOC112253221 gene encoding tumor necrosis factor receptor superfamily member 11B-like — protein sequence MLETPARVETILTANQGRCPPGTAVLTHCTAETPTACSPCPDRSFSEHWHWGDSCQYCTTVCKERQLVSQECNRTHDQLCECIPGYHLVVEFCIKHTSCPPGFGVTALGTPEIDTACEACPQGLFSSRMSASEPCVPHRNCSELGLKTLRPGTPTQNTLCENKAEGSVLECSQHHTQCHTVSGVSPSVLRPLERLLESLPGKRVDRKSLERLKKACSPQQQILLLLRLWREQNKDQVKLYGIIQGVNHCERKVSRCAGLKNLTLGDLMMVMKSLPGVRAHEEDIRAVVSSCRSQQYLLQLLHLWKNQNKDLDINKGLAHSLSRLRQQGAPRPLLRSIKKINRIISTSSIHKMYEKMFLNMIEDGTCFNTKPFNQ from the exons TGTCCGCCCGGCACGGCTGTCCTGACCCACTGTACCGCCGAAACCCCCACCGCCTGCTCGCCGTGCCCCGACCGGTCCTTCTCAGAACACTGGCACTGGGGCGACAGCTGCCAATACTGCACGACCGTCTGCAAGGAGAGGCAGCTGGTCAGTCAGGAGTGTAACAGAACCCACGACCAGCTGTGTGAGTGTATCCCAGGCTACCACCTGGTGGTGGAGTTCTGCATCAAACACACGTCCTGTCCACCTGGCTTCGGCGTGACTGCTCTAG GTACACCAGAGATAGACACAGCGTGTGAGGCGTGTCCGCAGGGCCTGTTCTCCAGCCGGATGTCTGCCAGCGAGCCGTGTGTGCCTCACAGGAACTGCTCTGAGCTGGGCTTGAAGACCCTCCGACCAGGGACCCCCACCCAGAACACACTGTGTGAGAACAAGGCTGAAGGATCTGTCCTGGAGTGCtcccaacaccacacacagtgTCACACTG TCTCTGGCGTCTCTCCGTCTGTCCTCCGTCCCCTGGAGCGTCTCCTGGAGAGCCTGCCTGGGAAGAGGGTGGACAGGAAGAGTCTGGAGAGGCTTAAGAAGGCCTGCTCCCCCCAGCAGCAGATACTACTCCTGTTGAGACTCTGGAGAGAACAGAACAAAGACCAGGTTAAACTCTACGGCATCATTCAAG GTGTGAACCACTGTGAGCGTAAGGTGTCCAGGTGTGCGGGTTTGAAGAACTTGACCCTGGGTGACctgatgatggtgatgaagagTCTTCCAGGGGTCCGGGCTCACGAGGAAGACATCAGGGCCGTGGTCTCCTCATGCCGATCCCAGCAGTACCTCCTGCAGCTCCTACACCTTTGGAAGAACCAGAACAAGGACCTGGACATCAATAAG GGTCTGGCTCACAGCCTGAGCAGGCTTCGGCAGCAGGGGGCACCACGCCCACTCCTCAGGAGCATCAAGAAGATCAACCGGatcatctccacctcctccataCACAAGATGTACGAGAAGATGTTCCTCAACATGATCGAGGACGGGACCTGCTTCAACACCAAACCCTTCAACCAATAG